In Malaclemys terrapin pileata isolate rMalTer1 chromosome 11, rMalTer1.hap1, whole genome shotgun sequence, a single genomic region encodes these proteins:
- the LOC128845537 gene encoding uncharacterized protein LOC128845537: MQSSPAVMAVQSQNRKRAPAWTDREVLDLIAVWGDESVLSELRSKRRNAKIYEKISKDMAERGYSRDVTQCRVKIKELRQGYQKTKEANGRSGSHPQTSRFYEALHSILGAAATTTPPVTVDSEDGIVSTAGSSDMLADGEDEEGDEEDEAVDSAHNADFPDSQDLFITLTEIPYQPSPAVTPDTESGEGSATPSATVSQPSLSSHSQRLARIRHKKKRTREDMFSELIACSRAQAAQQTQWRENLTRMHQANMDREERWRQEDQQATQTLLGLMREQTDTLRRLVDVLQERRQEDRAPLQSISNRPPPPPSPILPSPKVHRRRGGRVPANSHSTPAESSSSRRLSFPKI; encoded by the exons atgcagagctctccagcagtgatggccgtgcaatctcagaatagaaagagggccccagcatggactgatcgggaagtcttggatctcatcgctgtgtggggcgatgagtccgtgctttccgagctgcgatccaaaagacggaatgcaaagatctacgagaagatctctaaagacatggcagagagaggatacagccgggatgtaacgcagtgccgcgtgaaaatcaaggagctgagacaaggctaccagaagaccaaagaggcaaacggacgctccggatcccatccccagacatcccgtttctacgaggcactgcattccatcctcggtgcggccgccaccactaccccaccagtgaccgtggactctgaggatgggatagtgtccacggctggatcctcggacatgttagcggacggggaagatgaggaaggagatgaggaggacgaggcagtcgacagcgctcacaacgctgatttccccgacagccaggatctcttcatcacccttacagagatcccctaccaaccctccccagccgttaccccggacacagaatctggggaaggatcagcca ccccatctgcgactgtctcacaacctagcctgtcatcacactcccagaggctagcgcggattaggcataagaagaagaggacacgggaggacatgttctcggagcttatagcctgctccagagcccaggcagcacagcagacccagtggcgggagaacttgacccgaatgcaccaagccaacatggatcgggaggagaggtggcgtcaggaagaccagcaggcgactcaaaccctgcttggactaatgagggagcaaacggacacgctccggcgccttgtggatgttctgcaggaacggaggcaggaggacagagccccgctgcagtccatctctaaccgccctcccccgccaccaagtcccatactcccctcacccaaagtgcacagaaggagaggcggcagagtccctgctaactctcactccacccctgcagagagctcgagcagcagaaggctctcattccccaaaatttga